The sequence CATATTCCTTGGAAGTTTCGAAAAATTCCAGAATTTCAGTTGAATAGTCTCGTGAATATCTAAAACGCAAAAAAGACTGAggcgttttaaatttttaaattcagaTCAAAAAGTTTGGataataaatgacaaaaatgagGATTATTTTGCATTGCGTTTTCTTCGCGACACTAAGTGTCATGAATGTTGAAGGTAGTACTTCTCTGAAACGAAGGGTTGGGGTTTTGGAACATAGGATGAATGTGGTAGAAGTGCACGTGAATACTGACCTGGAACGAGATATTGATGCGCTAAATAAATCGCTTGTTTATACAAAGGATCAAGTTTGTTCCAATAAAATTCAAAAAGGAGACAGACAGGAGGTGAAATATCACTCTGCTAAAACCACTGAATCGCAAAGATTTAGTAAAGCACGTGTATCTGTAGATTTTGCAAATGAAAAGAAATGGCTACGAAAGAAAATGGAGATATTTGATAACGTCATACAGGAACAAGGGCAGATGATAAacaaaagcatttctgaaatcaGAAGTGATTTAAGAAGTCACGAACAAGCAGTACACGCAAAAGTTAATGATggattgcaaacaaactttaaaatgataaatgcaAGTATGATCAATATTGAAAAAGACATAGAAAGTAATATGTCATCTCTCAGTTCAGAGATTGTGGACATTAAAGAAAATGTGAGTGCCGAAATCCAAGAGATTTACACCATTATGTTACAAAAGTTAAGTGCTGAAATCCAAGAGAAGGAGAAACTTATAAATGAACAAAGACTTGAAATAAATAATCTTAAACAAAGTGTAGACCAAATGAATGGCTTTTTGTTACCATGTCCCACAGGGTGGACTAAATTCAAATCATATTGTTACTTGTACGTTAAGGATAGGCTGCCGTACTATACAGCACGAGAGAGGTGTTCATCACAAGGAGCAAGTGTAGCTGATATCCAGAGCAAGGAGGAGGCAGATTTCATCGTCAAATTGTGTACAGACAGTGGACACACATTTGATGAGTGGCCGGGTCAGGTCTGGATAGGATTTACTGATGAGGTAACAGAGAATGTGTGGATATCTGATAGGACGGGTAGACAGGCAACGTACACGTACGTAtaaaacagagagagagagagagagagaggttaCATTCAATTTGATAATATGCagttaattttaaaaactaaatttcaaaaaaaaatgttagacaAACATGTCTTTCATTGCTTGTTTTGTTATTACATACACTTTGAATTTAAGAAACGTCCTTACTTTATATCAAACAGGAAAAGACACACTCCCCTTAAACTGCAGCCATcactgtatatatgtatgtgtacTGTTTAAGGAACATGTATACACAAAAACGTACAAAACAGATAACGAGGACTTAACAAGCTTTTTACTCGTAAATGTTTCAATTTACTATGTTTCTGTTTAAAATAGCTGAACTTACTTTCTTTTATTCCTAGTAAATTGTAAACGTGCATATGAAATAATACTTTGGATATAAAGTTATTCGAAGGAAATAATAACGTCCCTAAAACAGTTCAATCTTATGGCTTAAAAGTAAATACATGCTCTTGGAAATTAATGCTGGAAGTTCTGTGGATTAATTGAAACTAACCATATCCATTTCTTCCGTTAACAGCTTGGGTGATCACAATTAAATTCTACATGTATGTTAAAGTTTATTGTTTGAAAGTCTGAGTCTAAAAGATTCTTATATCTTGTAATTCTCCGTCAGAGTCATATGCTTGTAAGATTAGCATGTTTATTATCTAGGATATAGATAGGCGGTTGTCTGTTTTAAAATTGGCAATTGAAGAGTGTGTCTCCTTGTTGATCGTTAGAGCAGCAGAACAAGGACAACGATATAATGGGATTCAAAATAAATCCCGACAACAGCGTATTTATGAACGTGTAGACGATAAACATCTACACAAAAGAACGTTGTATTCCTTAATAATGTGACTGGAATGTAAGAAATGTCTGATTACATTTTTCAAGAATTTACAATATGTATGTAGGAAGGGAATGAGATTTAAGTTGATGtgcttaacattatttataaatttcagtttaaataaagGATGCGAGTCAGTTTTATTATtcttaaaagtaataaaaagtcGGAGAAGTggatgaaaaaatacttttgagtcaatgctttttttaaattatactgacATATCTAATTAGAAAATGTCGATTATTGTTTACTCAGATAACATAAAAGTTTTGCTAATCTGACCTACATATGCAAGGTTTGAGAAAGACATGAACATTGCtataaatgtcattttgtatttttcttttaaatatatttcggTTTTACTAAGAACAAGGTAAGATAAGTTGTGTTACATGTTCAGAGTATTGATCTGACACTTTGTCGCGTGTTTCGCGACATCAAATATCGATCATTTAAGGACTGTTAAAGCAAGATTCAATGCGGAGAAACAGTCTCTTTCTGTTTCATTTAATTGGCGTAATAATCACGTATAGATAAATCAGGGATCTATGTCTTGAAAATATACCGGAGTAACGGTTTAGGCAATcatagaatatacatgtatttgaccaCTACATCACAGTCAGATGGCTTCTTTCAACAATAATTCAATTATAACAGGAACACCCGTTCACTCACAGCTTTGTTTAAACGCATCCGTAGCTATGAGCCAAATCAAAACTTGACTTACTGTCCTGAAGCAGGCTTTAGACCCTCCGCCTTTCGGTCAGACAAATGTTTGCGCGACACAGTCTCTTGACAAGAAGTGAGCATTTTAAAGAACCTTATTCCGTTAATCATTGTGGAGCTCGGTCCCATCAAACGAAACAGGGGATAGGGGGCGTTTCCTCCGAGCAAGGTTTCTGTTAGAGATAAATGATATCTTAAGTTCGACTTTCTCTGAACAGTCTAATAGTAAATCAGTTAAAACTGATAGTTCTGGCTTGGCTTAAGTTTGTTGTCTTTAaagttttagacaaaatatgtcCCTCtgtaaaaaaatgatgtaaaatagaTCGTTAAATCAATCTATACCCTGTCAAATTTCTAAagtagactggtccatcattcaattttggcaattcCATTTATTATGTGAAcaagtgttcactgaaaatttactgactgagtagcAAATAGTGCAtaccatgcaggctgatcttggtctgcacttgtcgcaaaggcaaaatcacttgccaccacaAGGCTGAAGGTTAAATACCATACtcgaaaaaatatatatcaatttatGATTAATCattcatattttaatgaatataatatgaaaaataataacaatcattgtgaaaactttaatttctatttattatatattaaaatgattgAAAAACGTCATTTGTTTTCAATAACATCTAGCGAAACAACTACAACACATTTTCCGAAACAAAAATAGTTCTGTAAAACCGATGAAagtacagttaatgttttttACTGCTGTGTAtagtgaaaatatgaaaatttggtTTAATTGACAAACACTATCGTAATAATGAAATGTTCTTACCAATAACAAATTATTGTGATTCAtctataaaacaaatgaaatgaaattgaaCATTAATTTCCATCACTGTTTCtctatatttcattaaaaagcaCACACTaagttcaaaatattatttatatcaaTTTCCTGAGTCATTCACGAAACATACAACATACTACAACATCCGAAAGGGAAAAAATATTAACTTTCAGTTTGTAGCAAATGATCATATTAAAAACCTTCATCTAAATGATTTTGAcaagcaaaagtaaaaaataaaatgttttttagaaGTTAAAAGTAATCTCAAAACAGAGACAGAAATAAGCTCTgattttatgtatttgttagtGTATATGCATGTTAAATagcatgccatgaattcccagtccaatactactatccgaccagggatacctgacagtgacgtcatattgtgtttccaatgtttatcttatattgtactggattatcattttgtttctttacCTATAGCCTACATGGACACGTAGCTCAGAGGATAACGGCGCTATCGTAGTAACCGAGAAGTACCGAGTTCGAATCTGGTCGGCGGAACTTTTTTCCCGCAcgatattttcttattcaactaTATAGTTAATATCTTGATTTTCTAGTTCTTCACGAATTATGCGTACAGAATAAATTGTGTAGAAAACGTTTGTTATTTCAGTCCATataaaatggctaaaatggctatgaaaacattttaactgtAACGCGCCTTTGGAGAATAAAACGAGAAAGCAATatctattctaaaacacaatGGACTGACGGTGAGACAGGCATATGTTGCATTAACATTTGGTATActtcataaaataaatgatttaaaaaaaaaactaacaagaaaaacatataaaaacaacatttttccaaatcaaggaaagcaaatgtaactggtctttcaaacaatatgtattttttgctacaaaaatacataaaatatgccTCACCTACCAGTGGTTTCGAACATAAATCGCCTGCGTGACAAGTAGCCAACACATCCACTGGACCATACCTTACTTAGAGTTTCTCATACGATAAGGACATATTTTATCTATTATAAGTATACATCCGTTTGGGGATATACTGTATGTATTTATTGTAGGTTAAGAGTTACGAGTATCCGATTTATTGATGTGTATCAGAACGTGCGCACAATATTTTCGTGCGCATTACTCGCCAAATGTTTAATTGATTGAAAGCCACTCGAGGGCTTGGCATTGTACTGTAAAGCCACTCCGTGTAATGTCTATAGTCTCAGATTTTTGTTCTGATTTAAGATGGTTACTCATTATCCGctatacatatgtatattatatgaCTGTCAGTTTCTGTCAGATAAAAACAACCAAGTTTTGCCCTTGgtttaaattgatatttctttatctttcaaataataacTCAAAGTTAATGAGCCATGACAGATTTTTCTACCATTGGGCAGATCTTAAATTTGTTGTTATCAGTATAGATAGAGCCTTAATTGTGTATCTAATCGAAATGATAGTTTATTTCACAGGCTGAGTGTTCTCGAGGTTATCTGTGGACAGAGGACTCCGCTTATGCATTGAGCAAGAATGTGATAATTTTGTATTGAGCTGTATAACGATATTGAAACAATGCGAAGGCCATTATCTTATTTTGCCTTTGTTGTTTCTTCTGTTTTAGACTTAAGGTCCCATTACTCTCATTAtgtgataaataatttattttcgtttAAGCGAAGCGAATTAGAAAAtaaggttatttatagtttgttgacaaaatgacgtcactgtcaaaacTTGTCGGTGGATTAgtaccactttatatttcccgcagtagCGTACTATGACAAGTTTATTTTAATACTCGAAAAGATTACAACTAAACCATGCTTTGTACCTTGTAATTACTACACGATAggattttatattgtaatgttaatacttcaatatgttacaaatcaaacaaataaaatatttactaaatgaatACAAGGTTGGGTAATTATTGGCCGCTCAAAAACAAAGATGTACTTGACGAGGTATCTCGCCAAGTATGTGAATAAAGTAATCGGAAGGAGACCAGGCGCGTCTTGCTAAAATTTGCAAACTATTACAATGAAACTCTGCACTGTCACATAATTTACACTCTCATAACGTGGTAGCAAAACCGGCTAATTTCAACATAACGTAATTCTGCACTGTCGGACATAACGAGGTAGCAATACTGACTAACTTAAACATAATGTAGCAATGCACGGCAACTTCGGTGCCAGTAGTCACGGTATGATAGTTACCAGACACGACCAGGTATCCGGGAATGATGGGTCAACACATACCAAAACCACTGCGTGAAGGAAAGCAGTAAGTTGCATGCTAGAGGGATGataacgcaatacaaagcaaTACGCAATACAAAACTAGATTTCGCCAGGTACTATGGGCAAAACCTATTCAACCCTAGCCACATAACAACATAAGAGTAACTACATAAGAGTAACACACGCCGAAAATACAGTGCTTTGTAAGTTCTCGCCAAGCAAtagatgtatttttatgaaacaatatttatttccaaattataCTTATCAGTTTATTGTAAACTAATGTAAGCAGACACGCCTGATCACCTTCCGGTTtatagaattttccgccacagtaaattgaaacaatttatcccccaaaattctaTCTAATTAAATGTTATGTCTGAAACCTCTCCAACGAAGACCTCTGACTACCCACCAAGCAATGGAAATGTTCGGGATACTAAGATTTGGTTTCCTAGTCATCTTTGCATGTTCGCCGGCACAGTACGGGATAGAGTTACCCATAACCCATACGTCTGaataaaaacatagttttcaTTTATAGCTGGTAAagtaaattaatgaaaatattacgTTTAGAATGGTAATTAATACCGTTGTGAAATAAAGTTGATTGTGGTGTACCATATATGACCTGCAGATTAACGTAATGTTCGAACATAAAGGTTAACAAAGTTGGATGTCcatctaccaagtttcattatgatttccGACGGGTATCCATCCGAAGCTAGGTCAGTGGCTCTACCAATCCTAAAACTGTGTGTTTTGTACTGTGTGTGTTTTACTGATGGCTTTTGCCAAGACAGCAGAAAATTGAGTCCTAGCTGTAACAGACCCATCCCGATGACAGAAAAGCGGGGCTTGGATGCTTGGCCTCACAGACAGAAATTCCTTAATTGCCTTAACTGGGCACAAATTACCAGCCTGTCTGGGCAACTTTAAGTATTCTGGTTTACCCCTTTGATTAGTTTTAAAGTGGCGTAACAATCGTCTTTTGTGAAGCGTAAATCGTTGCGTTGTAGGGGATTttctcactggcaccagatcagaaagaaaattcctCCGTTAcacgttataccctacccctaggtattctataagaaccatggtcgtgaacgggaaaatatactaacccgtttcaatcgcgcatttcatacctaaaacacgcagtgcggtaaatgtgtactatggatatcaaacaagtggtaatttatcttccattgtgtaccggtcacattttttcaatacatcttatcttagaaaaacaacgcgtagttaatagtaatttcaacattacacaaaaaacttgcttgaacttccctggtgaagttccgttctagattacaaaaccaatctgattggctgttgtgaaaatgtatgtcaatcgtcattttactacacgtgttcgctaaaatgtgaaaatgcagcaaaatgtgcaaaatgaataaaatatacagaacagatgcagaccaaagtacgatttcaaattaaagatcatatacaagatgaatttcattcatcatttcgagttttagtgtaaaattgtgattttttttaaaatctgtttttgtttgtttacgtttcggcaaacatgtgcgcactgccgtgacctctagaccggatgttcattagggaagttcaagcaagttttttctgtaacgttaacgaaagcataaaatatgttgataatctcagaaatatggaatattgagacaatgtgactggtgcacgatggaagataaattatcgcttgttcaatatactaggtacctatTCACCGAAATGCGCGTTTTAGTTGAGagatgtacgattgaaacgggttagtgcactttcccgttcatgaccatggttcttatagaatacccaggggtagggtataacacgtacggaggcattttctttatgatctggtgccagtggatttTCTGAcaggtgtttgtttacattgacAAGTTCACTGACCCGGAACAAACCGAAATATGCTAAGGTAAAAAGTGAATGAAATAGCTTTACTTCGTAGTTGTCATAACATACTTCAGGGAGTGACCTACAAACAGCTAACAATACAGACTTGGTCAGCGGAGCACGCTTATCTCGTGTAGTGCGACTCCTGTGACAACCTTCAAGCAACTTCTTAACTATAAAAATACTGTTAAGATCATAAAATCCATGCAGTTTATGATGATAATTGATGCTCGCTACAGAAGTAGATATTGATTTTGGTGATAGTCCCTTCTGAAAGCAATAAGCTATAAACAGTGTAAGTTGTTGAACAGGAATAGGAAATTGATTTGTTAGCCCGTAAATAGACCGAAAGTTTGTAAAAGCATTTATAGCTGTGCTGTATGTTGACCTGGAATTATATGAAATTCCTGATCTAATGAGCTGTCCAGCTCGGCGTCGAAGACTTTCCAAAGGAAGTGTGGAACGGGACATGGATCTTGATCCGCGTCTGGGACTATTTTTCTGAATCTGTTCAACTGAAAACGAGACAGTGCATCACAGATTTCGTTCTGATGACCAGGTACATAACAGActttaattaagatatttaattttaaacaccGTAACATCAGTACTCGAACTAGGCacaagattcaagattcaagattcaagatttttattggctcaaacattttacaatgtctatCGCCATACTACAATCGATGGCGGTTATATATACAAAACATGAGAAAAGTATGTTAGTACAAATGTGTGAGAGAcatatataaaattgtcatatagTAATAGTTAATTCCATTCACACTGAGACTAAGAAACACATATtttaacagacaaacaaacacacTAGTATACTGCCTACTGTAATCATTTACAACGttatttacaacattttataaatagtaTCTATACTATGCATGACTGCTTCTGATTTTGAAgttaatttgttcaaaatttgtaCTACTGCTTGATTATCACAGttgaattttatctttttattggtCAAATCTGCGCCCAAAATATACAATGCCGCTATAATTGGAAACAGTTCTAACACAGTTATATCTGCAGTAATACCCGATTTGTGCCATGATTCTGGCCATTTGACGTGGGACCAGTGACCTTTGAAATATATGCCGAACCCTAAGTTTTCACCCGCAGCACTATCCGTAAACAGTTGGACATCTGCATTCGATACCCAAAAGCGGTCATGGAATACAGAAATACCGTTAGAATTCCGTAAGAAAAGTAACCACATTGACAGATCTaagcatatatttttttaattctaacatGATGATGTGGTTTCGTTAATCCACAGGTTGCGTTTATCAAGCGGCGGATGAAAGGTCTACCCATAGTGATTGCGCGGCAACAAAAATTCAGAGAACCTATAAGTGActgtattttctttaaagttgtttttggatgtagcaaaatttcattgattttttataTAAGCTCTTGAATTTTGGAAGCTGGGATACGAACGAGCATTTGCTTAGAGTCTAACTCCAGCCCAAGAAAAAAAAGACCCTGTTGGGCCCTCCGTTTTTTCCTCCGCTAACGGTACACTTAATTCTATCATCGTATCTCTGAACGTTTGAAGTGCAGCAGTACATGATGCGTTTGTTTTGTCTCCGCCCAAAAAATCGTCCAAATAATGCAACAGTCCGCCCGATTTGAGTTTCGATTTGACATAAAATTCAAGAAATCTTGCAAATCTTTCAAACGTGATACAACTGATTGAGGCACCAAATGGAAGtgctttatcaaaataatatttattctcAAAACGAAAGCCTAATAATTCAAAATCAGTCGGTTTTATAGGTATAAGCCGGTACTTTTACGCacttttaatatcagttttgaaTAATTTGCAGTTACGTCCCAGGTCCTGTACTAATTTCACCGCTTCGTCAAAGTGCGTATATTGTACAGAACACAAAGCAGGGTCTATGTAATCGTTCACCGAATCTCCAGACGGCTATGATAAGTGATGTATCATTCGATATTCTCCAGGTGTTTTCTTTGGAACTAAACCTATGGGTGAAACGATTAAATTAGTCATCCGTCTTTCATGAAATGGGCCAGCCACCTTACCtgctttaatttctttttgaatttgaaGTTTTATGATATCGGGGTTTAACAAAGTTGAGCGTAGATTTTTTTAATCGCATGTAGTACGTGGACCTGTATATTGTAACGGAAAACCATTCATAAATCCATCTAATAAAAATTTCGCTTCAGTGACGTCATAGTTTCTTAAATGCTTTTACGTTTACAGGTGTTTGAGCCAAATTGTGTATGTCCAAATTACTCTGTTCGGCGGAAGTGCTTTGTTTTGAAGAATTGTTAGTTTTTTCTTGGGCCTCCGTAACTGCCCCGTCTAAAAAAGGGTCTGCCGCGAAAAAGATTTCGCTGTGCGGGACGAAACTGTCCACCACGTGAGTAACCAGACTGGTTCCCTACAAATGAACCTTGTTTAGTGCATGTGACCTCAGGATGGGGCCCCgaacattttgagtaaaatttggTGTTATGTTGTGGGCAGGCTGTAAATGCAGCGCCACCACAAATCATTATTAATTTGTGACCAAGGGGATGGGGAAATTGCTTGACGGAGGCGAAATTTTCATCATACGTCCTCCATGAGAAACCGCCTTGGCGTAAGGCACATTCTCTTATATTGAACATGTAGTGTAACATTTCGTACACTTTATCTGTACGTGTAGCTAAGTAAATGGATGTATAGATTATAAACGCGTTCGTCCATTTCTCtatgtttgtaattttttctttacattcttTGTTT is a genomic window of Mercenaria mercenaria strain notata chromosome 18, MADL_Memer_1, whole genome shotgun sequence containing:
- the LOC123541165 gene encoding C-type lectin domain family 4 member F-like — translated: MTKMRIILHCVFFATLSVMNVEGSTSLKRRVGVLEHRMNVVEVHVNTDLERDIDALNKSLVYTKDQVCSNKIQKGDRQEVKYHSAKTTESQRFSKARVSVDFANEKKWLRKKMEIFDNVIQEQGQMINKSISEIRSDLRSHEQAVHAKVNDGLQTNFKMINASMINIEKDIESNMSSLSSEIVDIKENVSAEIQEIYTIMLQKLSAEIQEKEKLINEQRLEINNLKQSVDQMNGFLLPCPTGWTKFKSYCYLYVKDRLPYYTARERCSSQGASVADIQSKEEADFIVKLCTDSGHTFDEWPGQVWIGFTDEVTENVWISDRTGRQATYTNWRSNQPNGGTGYTVFQLAIAGILMNGITRVVFILDHLFVKQLHELVNIYLTCYYCCSRWILN